AAAATCTCGGCCAGACCTTCGTGAAAGGACTGGTCCCACAGGGCAACCTGGCTGTAGTCCAGCTGATCGTTTTCCCGGCTGGCCCGACAGAACTTCTCCCATTCGTGTTGCAGACTGTCGAGTTGAGGGTCGACATCGGTGCGCGTACAGAGGCGTTCCACCACATAGAGTTCAAGGGCTTTTCGCAGTTCGTAGATTTCCCGTACTTCGTCCGGGTGTATCTGTTTGACCACGAAGGTCCTGTTTTCCATGCGTTCGGCAAAGCCGGCAGCCGCGAGCATGCGCAGGGCTTCACGCACCGGGCTTCGGCTTACGTCGAATTCCCGGCACAGGGATTCCTCCACCAGCGGCTTGTTCGGAGGGTATTCCCAGTTCAGGATACGCTGCTTCAAGGTGCGTAGAATCCTGATGCTGAGATTCTCCTTTTTGCGTTTGGTGCCCTGTTTTTTGCCGTTGCTGCGGTTCTTGTCTTCCATGGTATCCTTTTCCCGAAGTTATTCAGGAATTATCCGTGTTCCCGCGTTACCTGTCAAGGCCTTGCTCATGAGCGGCAGGCTGGTGATGATGCCTGTACCACCCTGATATTCCACGAAGTCGGCAAGCGCCGTGACCTTGGGTTCCATACTGCCCTTGGGGAACTCCCCGGCAGCGCAGAGGGTTCTGGCTTCACGCAGGGTCATGGTGTCGATCCACCGCTCTTCCGGGGTGTTGAAGTTCAAGGCCACCCGGTCCACCCCCGTGGGCAGCAGGAGCATGTCGGCCTGAAGCTCCCGAGCCAGAATCGAGGAAGAGAAGTCCTTGTCGATCACGGCTTCCACGCCTTCAATATCGCCGTTTTCCTTCTGGATGACCGGGATGCCTCCGCCTCCCAGAGCAATGACCAGATAGCCGTCCCTGACCAGTTGATTGATGGAGTTCTGCTCCACAATGGCCACCGGTGCAGGAGAGGGCACGACCCGACGCCAGCCGCGTCCGGAATCCTCCACGATGCTCCAGTTGTTGGCCTTGGCCAGTTCCTCGGCTTCCTCCTTGGAGTACCACGAGCCGATGGGCTTGGTCGGGTTGGCAAAGGCCGGATCATTGCGATCCACAAGGGTTTGCGTAACCAGTGCGATGGGCTCGCGTCTGATGCCCTTGCGTCGGAATTCATTGCGCAGGGCCTTGCAGAACATGAAGCCCACCGCACCCTGAATGTCCGCGCCTGCGTAGTCCATGGGGACCCCGGAAACGTGCTCCCGGCTGAGTTCGGAGCGTCGCATGATGAATCCCACCTGCGGACCGTTGCCGTGGGTCAGGACCACGTTCCAGCCCAGAGTGATCATGTCTGCCACATGAGCGGCGATGTCCTTGACCATGGCGTACTGGTCTTCCAGCGACAGGTTCTTCGGATCGGGAATGAGGGCGTTGCCGCCAATGGCCACGACGGCCAGTTTTTCCTTGTTCATGGATATACTCGTCGGGTTATTCGTGCAGGCTGGCGTCCAGCGCATCGATGGCCTGAGTGAAGCATTCGAGGGGCGCGGCGGTCAGTCCGGCGCCGATCTGCCCGATACCGGCTTCCTTGTGGGCAATGCCGGTGTTGATGATGGGCTGAATGCCGGTGTCCGCGACCTTGCGGCAGTCAATGCCTGCGGCAGAGCCGCCGAAGTCGAGCAGAGGCAGGGTGAAGGCGGCGTTGCGTCCCACGGTGATGCGCTGCATGTTACGGGAATTCTTGACCGCGTCCGCCACGGTGCCGCCCACGAACTGGGTGATGGCCGGAGCTGCCGCCATGGCGAATCCGCCGACGCCAGCAGTCTCGGTGATGGCGCTGTCGCCCAAATCCGCTGCTGCGTCGTTTTTGGAGTAGCCCGGGAAGAACAGACCATCCACCATGGGAGCGTCCGCCACGAACCACTGGTCCGGGAACGCGGAGATGCGCACGCCGAACTGCACGCCGTTGCGCGCCATGACCGTGACCATGCTGGAGTTCTTCACGCCTGCGGCAGCGTTCATCATGGTCTTGCAGGAAGCCATGGACAGGTTCAGGAAGAAGTGGTCGTTTCCGGCAATGAAGTTCAGCGCGGCAGCGACCTGTGCCGGGTCCATGCCGGTCTGCAGGGCGGCAGGAGCCAGTTTGCGGAAGAACATGGACGTGGCTGCCGCATTGCGGTTGTGCACCTCGTCGCCCATGTGCAGGGCCTGCGCCATCAGGGACTTGATTTCCAGCGGCTCCATTTTTTCCACGGCCTTCTGCAGCACCGGGGCGAGCACGTCGGCCATCCAGTGCAGCCGGTCCAGCACGTCCTTGCCGAACGCACCGAAACGCAGCACCTTGCCCAGGCCTTCATTGAAGTTGCTGAAGGTGCGATTGCCGTGGACCGCGTCGCGCACCATCCATACGGGCATGGAAGGGCTGATTACACCTGCCATGGGGCCGACAGCCTGATGGTGATGACAGGGCGCGAGCTCGACTTCTCCGGCCTCCACCATCCTGCGGGCGGCTTCCGGAGTGTCTGCCCAACCTTCGAAAAGGATGGCGCCCATGACGGCTCCCTGCTGGGGGCCGCACATGTTTTCCCAGGCGATGGGCGGGCCGGAATGCAGGATGCGCTTGCCGTCCATGCCGGGAATGTCCTTGCCTGCGGTACCTACGCCTTCCAGTACGGGATTGGATTCCATGTAGCGTGAAAACGCGATTTCATTGGCCTTGTCCACTTCGGGGTTGTTCAGGAGGCGGGCCAGTTTCCAGGCCAGAACCGGGTCGCCACCCGCCGGAGGCTGCCAGGGGCAGGCTGCCACGGGCACGCCCTGCGAGGACAGGGAATCCGTGAATCGGGCGAGACCGACATTAATGACATGCATGGGATCGGATATGATATTCTTCATGGTTTAGCTCCGTTTGGTGACGAGCAGGGCCAGGATTGCTGCTTCCGCATTGCTGGAACACAGGGCAACGCCTTGTTCCTCGAGTTTGGCACGCTGTTCGGCGAGATTCTGGGGGTCGGCTTCAGTGCCGCAGACAGAGGCTATGAAGACCGGTGTGGTCGTTGCGGCCTTGCGGGTGTCGGCAATGGCCTTTGCCAGTTCCCCGGCCGGGTCTTCATTGGAGCCGTGGCCGAGCACCACGTCCAGCAGGACCACTGCGGTTTCCGGATCGGTGGCGTCCTGCATGATGCGCTCGTTGCGCGGCGTGGGGTCGATCATGGGATGCGGTCTGCCGCGGGTGAACACGTCGTCGCCGAGATCGACCACGGTGTGTCCCTGACTTGCAAACGGGTTGTCCAGTTCCCGGACCTTGCCGGTAGGACCGTTGGAAAACAGCTCGGGCAGATGGTCCTGAAGCAGAAGCTGGGTCTCGTAGCAGAAGGTGCCCCCCGTATACAGGCCGCGCAGATGCTTCTGGCCGGGCTGAAGCTGCTTTGCGAGCTCGGATGCGCGTTTGCAGAGCGTTTCGTCTTCCACTTCTGCGCTGACAAAGGTCGGGGTTTCCCCCTTGTCCAGAGCCACGGCGCAATGCGCGGCTTCCTCCAGCGTGCCGACCGGATGCAGGCCTTCGCCTTCCAGTTCCGACCTGTCCGCGCCCAGAAAATTGACGACCACGGGTTTTCCGGCAGCAGCGCGCCGCTGCCAGAACCT
Above is a window of Pseudodesulfovibrio tunisiensis DNA encoding:
- a CDS encoding carbamate kinase — encoded protein: MNKEKLAVVAIGGNALIPDPKNLSLEDQYAMVKDIAAHVADMITLGWNVVLTHGNGPQVGFIMRRSELSREHVSGVPMDYAGADIQGAVGFMFCKALRNEFRRKGIRREPIALVTQTLVDRNDPAFANPTKPIGSWYSKEEAEELAKANNWSIVEDSGRGWRRVVPSPAPVAIVEQNSINQLVRDGYLVIALGGGGIPVIQKENGDIEGVEAVIDKDFSSSILARELQADMLLLPTGVDRVALNFNTPEERWIDTMTLREARTLCAAGEFPKGSMEPKVTALADFVEYQGGTGIITSLPLMSKALTGNAGTRIIPE
- a CDS encoding DUF1116 domain-containing protein, producing the protein MKNIISDPMHVINVGLARFTDSLSSQGVPVAACPWQPPAGGDPVLAWKLARLLNNPEVDKANEIAFSRYMESNPVLEGVGTAGKDIPGMDGKRILHSGPPIAWENMCGPQQGAVMGAILFEGWADTPEAARRMVEAGEVELAPCHHHQAVGPMAGVISPSMPVWMVRDAVHGNRTFSNFNEGLGKVLRFGAFGKDVLDRLHWMADVLAPVLQKAVEKMEPLEIKSLMAQALHMGDEVHNRNAAATSMFFRKLAPAALQTGMDPAQVAAALNFIAGNDHFFLNLSMASCKTMMNAAAGVKNSSMVTVMARNGVQFGVRISAFPDQWFVADAPMVDGLFFPGYSKNDAAADLGDSAITETAGVGGFAMAAAPAITQFVGGTVADAVKNSRNMQRITVGRNAAFTLPLLDFGGSAAGIDCRKVADTGIQPIINTGIAHKEAGIGQIGAGLTAAPLECFTQAIDALDASLHE
- a CDS encoding GntR family transcriptional regulator — encoded protein: MEDKNRSNGKKQGTKRKKENLSIRILRTLKQRILNWEYPPNKPLVEESLCREFDVSRSPVREALRMLAAAGFAERMENRTFVVKQIHPDEVREIYELRKALELYVVERLCTRTDVDPQLDSLQHEWEKFCRASRENDQLDYSQVALWDQSFHEGLAEIFGNKAICRTLRSFSERLLIFRTMDFQHPGRLETTCNQHLAIIDAIRKGDAERARSHLLENIEEGQDNANNSVQKALLQSYY